The Exiguobacterium acetylicum genome includes a window with the following:
- the der gene encoding ribosome biogenesis GTPase Der: MAIPVVAIVGRPNIGKSTIFNRVIGDRVSIVEDKPGVTRDRIYGTGEWLNRHFHLIDTGGIEVGDEPLLQMMRHQAELAIDEADVIIFMVNGREGITAADEEVANMLFRSNKPVVIAVNKVDNFEMRDLMYEFYSLGFGDLFPISGTHGLGLGDLLDRVLELAPDKEELEYDEGTIKFALIGRPNVGKSSMTNSILGEERVIVSSIAGTTRDAIDTPFSRDEQEYVIIDTAGMRKRGKVYESTERFSVMRAQKAIERADVVCVVLDGEEGIIEQDKKVAGYAHEAGRAIVIVVNKWDAVEKDDKTMKKMEEEIREEFRFLDYAPIVFVSAKTKRRLQTLLPVIQQAAHSHAQRIQTSVLNDVIVDAVAMNPAPTDKGVRLRINYATQVASRPPTFVLFVNDPELLHFSYKRYLENRIREAFDFTGTPIRILARQKQ; encoded by the coding sequence ATGGCAATTCCAGTCGTGGCGATCGTAGGTCGCCCAAATATCGGAAAGTCGACGATTTTTAACCGGGTGATTGGAGATCGGGTTTCAATCGTAGAAGACAAGCCAGGCGTTACCCGCGACCGTATTTACGGAACTGGAGAATGGCTGAATCGTCATTTTCATTTGATTGATACAGGTGGAATCGAAGTTGGGGATGAGCCCCTACTTCAAATGATGCGTCATCAGGCGGAGCTCGCCATTGATGAAGCGGACGTCATCATTTTCATGGTGAACGGACGCGAAGGAATCACAGCAGCAGATGAGGAAGTCGCGAACATGTTATTCCGTTCGAACAAACCAGTCGTCATAGCTGTCAACAAAGTGGATAATTTTGAAATGCGTGATTTAATGTATGAATTCTACTCTCTTGGATTCGGAGACTTGTTCCCGATTTCTGGTACGCATGGTCTTGGTCTCGGTGATTTACTGGACCGTGTCCTTGAACTAGCACCAGATAAAGAAGAGTTGGAATACGATGAAGGCACGATTAAGTTTGCCTTGATTGGTCGCCCGAATGTCGGGAAATCAAGTATGACGAACTCGATTCTTGGTGAAGAACGTGTCATCGTCTCGAGCATCGCAGGTACGACACGTGATGCCATTGATACACCGTTTTCGCGAGATGAACAAGAATACGTCATCATTGATACGGCAGGGATGCGAAAACGAGGAAAAGTCTATGAATCGACGGAACGTTTTAGTGTCATGCGTGCACAAAAAGCAATCGAGCGGGCAGACGTCGTCTGTGTCGTGCTTGACGGTGAAGAAGGTATCATTGAACAAGATAAAAAAGTTGCCGGCTATGCTCATGAAGCAGGACGTGCGATCGTCATCGTCGTCAACAAATGGGATGCTGTCGAAAAAGATGATAAGACGATGAAGAAAATGGAAGAGGAGATTCGGGAAGAATTCCGATTCCTTGACTATGCACCAATCGTCTTCGTCTCAGCGAAAACAAAACGTCGCTTGCAGACGTTGTTACCGGTCATTCAACAAGCAGCGCACAGTCATGCCCAACGGATTCAGACAAGCGTCTTGAACGATGTCATCGTTGATGCTGTCGCGATGAACCCTGCGCCGACAGATAAAGGAGTTCGTCTTCGGATTAACTATGCGACTCAAGTCGCGTCACGTCCGCCAACGTTCGTCTTGTTCGTCAATGATCCAGAATTGCTGCACTTCTCTTATAAACGATATCTCGAGAACCGGATTCGGGAAGCATTTGATTTTACAGGTACACCAATTCGGATTTTAGCTCGTCAAAAACAATAA
- a CDS encoding adaptor protein MecA produces MRFEQMKQGHLRVFITKQELSLHDVRPETLAVGKGQALLRNLLEEAESNYGFQAAGTLEFFVTFFPNDGMLVDVRREGDLPEEMNEEFDQVEIRMTVDIVHHVLYALHSLEDVIQASHGLLRHMSHTETGGSLYFFEGSYYLYFQERMNETLERTVTTILSEYGEPSPKSPLVMAEYGKTIQSEHAVATIAEQFNI; encoded by the coding sequence ATGAGGTTTGAACAAATGAAACAAGGACACCTTCGTGTCTTCATCACAAAGCAAGAGTTATCGCTTCACGACGTCCGACCAGAAACGTTGGCTGTCGGGAAGGGACAAGCTTTATTGCGCAACTTATTAGAAGAAGCCGAATCGAATTATGGTTTTCAGGCAGCAGGAACACTCGAATTTTTCGTTACGTTCTTCCCGAATGACGGCATGCTCGTCGATGTACGCCGTGAAGGTGATTTACCAGAAGAGATGAATGAAGAGTTCGATCAAGTCGAAATCCGGATGACGGTCGATATCGTCCATCATGTCTTATATGCATTACACTCGCTAGAAGATGTCATCCAAGCGAGTCATGGATTGTTGCGACATATGTCCCATACGGAGACTGGCGGTAGCCTCTACTTCTTCGAAGGGAGCTACTACCTCTACTTCCAAGAACGGATGAATGAGACGCTCGAGCGCACGGTGACGACGATTCTATCGGAATACGGTGAGCCGAGTCCGAAAAGTCCACTCGTCATGGCGGAGTATGGAAAAACGATTCAGTCGGAACATGCCGTTGCAACGATTGCTGAACAGTTCAATATTTAG
- the cmk gene encoding (d)CMP kinase, whose protein sequence is MMKKIQIALDGPAGAGKSTIAKQLAARLDYVYIDTGAMYRAVTLAALEQSLDLNNGEVLGELMKSLDIRLTPGENGQRVFIGDREVTDAIRSIEITNNVSFVARQKEVRAALVTAQRKLAEHGGIVMDGRDIGTVVLPEAELKVFLTATVEERAARRHRENIARGMDSDLTILQDEIALRDKRDSEREVSPLRQADDALYLDTTEMTIDDVVVRLMELTEGVLK, encoded by the coding sequence ATGATGAAAAAGATTCAAATTGCTTTAGATGGACCAGCGGGTGCTGGAAAAAGTACGATCGCAAAACAATTGGCAGCGCGCCTTGACTATGTATATATCGATACAGGAGCCATGTACCGGGCCGTGACGCTGGCAGCACTTGAACAATCGCTTGATCTCAACAATGGTGAAGTGCTCGGCGAATTGATGAAATCGCTTGATATTCGTTTAACACCAGGCGAAAACGGGCAACGTGTCTTTATTGGTGATCGCGAAGTGACGGATGCGATTCGTTCGATCGAGATCACGAATAATGTCTCGTTCGTCGCTCGACAAAAAGAAGTCCGGGCTGCGCTTGTTACAGCACAACGGAAATTAGCTGAACACGGTGGCATCGTCATGGATGGACGTGATATCGGTACAGTCGTGTTACCGGAGGCGGAATTAAAAGTCTTCTTAACAGCGACCGTGGAAGAGCGTGCAGCTCGTAGACATCGCGAAAACATCGCGCGTGGGATGGATAGTGACCTCACGATTCTTCAAGACGAGATCGCGTTACGTGATAAACGAGACAGTGAGCGTGAAGTCTCGCCATTACGCCAAGCTGACGATGCGCTTTATCTGGATACGACAGAGATGACGATTGATGATGTCGTCGTGCGTTTGATGGAACTAACAGAAGGTGTTTTAAAATGA
- a CDS encoding D-alanine--D-alanine ligase, producing the protein MKVAVLYGGTSGEREVSLNSGKSIMEALNSKGHQVTAVDFHPDRAHELFQLDVDVAVIALHGKIGEDGRVQALLELADIPYTGSGVLASALAMDKARSKVHFDKAGITIARDVLLERQDDIEAKIAEWNGQFPCVVKPAQEGSSNGLTIAQDETMLREGIAKAFEADDAVLVEQFIKGREVTVPVVGHKGAEKALPVIEIIPKNAFYDYESKYAIGGSEHICPAELNEETTAKLQEWAVKAHQVLGCAGYSRSDFLVPKSGNPVILETNTLPGMTSTSLFPDGARAVGIEYPELVEYFMELAIERHRQTKQPNQ; encoded by the coding sequence ATGAAAGTGGCAGTGTTATATGGTGGGACTTCGGGAGAACGAGAGGTTTCACTAAACAGTGGAAAATCGATCATGGAAGCATTAAACAGTAAAGGACATCAGGTCACAGCTGTTGATTTCCATCCTGATCGGGCACATGAACTCTTCCAACTCGATGTAGATGTGGCTGTCATTGCTCTTCACGGAAAGATTGGTGAAGATGGGCGCGTGCAAGCGTTACTTGAACTTGCAGATATTCCATACACAGGTTCAGGTGTTTTAGCGTCAGCACTTGCGATGGATAAGGCACGATCAAAAGTTCATTTTGATAAAGCAGGGATCACGATCGCGCGTGACGTATTGTTAGAGCGGCAAGATGATATCGAAGCAAAAATCGCGGAATGGAATGGACAATTCCCTTGTGTCGTTAAACCAGCGCAGGAAGGATCATCGAATGGACTGACGATTGCCCAAGATGAGACGATGTTACGCGAAGGAATCGCTAAGGCATTTGAAGCAGATGATGCAGTGCTTGTTGAGCAATTCATTAAAGGACGCGAAGTGACTGTTCCAGTTGTTGGTCATAAAGGGGCAGAAAAAGCATTACCAGTCATCGAGATCATTCCGAAGAACGCTTTTTATGACTACGAGTCAAAATACGCCATCGGAGGTTCAGAACATATTTGTCCGGCTGAACTGAACGAAGAAACGACAGCGAAACTCCAGGAATGGGCTGTTAAAGCACATCAAGTGCTCGGTTGTGCAGGATATTCACGATCTGATTTCCTCGTTCCGAAATCCGGAAATCCCGTCATCTTGGAGACGAATACACTACCTGGTATGACTTCGACAAGTTTATTCCCGGACGGTGCACGAGCAGTAGGGATCGAATATCCGGAATTGGTCGAATATTTCATGGAACTTGCGATTGAACGCCATCGTCAAACAAAACAGCCGAATCAATAA
- a CDS encoding Glu/Leu/Phe/Val family dehydrogenase, with protein MITDQQHANHRKNVLEATQEIVKEALGKLGYPDEMYELLKEPLRMLTVRIPVRMDDGSTKIFTGYRAQHNDAVGPTKGGIRFHPNVTEVEVKALSVWMSLKAGIVDLPYGGGKGGIICDPREMSFREIERLSRGYVRAISQIVGPTKDIPAPDVFTNSQIMAWMMDEYSRIDEFNSPGFITGKPLVLGGSHGRETATAKGVAIMIREAAAKKGISLEGARVVVQGFGNAGSFLSKFMYDLGAKVIAISDAYGALHDPNGLDIPYLLDRRDSFGTVTTLFKNTISNKELLELECDILVPAAIENQITEDNAHDIKAAIVVEAANGPTTNEATKILAERDILIVPDVLASSGGVTVSYFEWVQNNQGYYWTEEEVHEKLEKVLVNSFNQVYQTAQTRNVDMRLAAYMVGVRKMAEASRFRGWV; from the coding sequence ATGATCACTGACCAACAACATGCGAATCACCGCAAGAACGTACTGGAAGCGACACAAGAAATCGTCAAGGAAGCACTAGGAAAACTAGGTTATCCGGACGAGATGTATGAATTACTTAAAGAACCACTCCGGATGTTGACAGTCCGGATTCCGGTGCGGATGGATGACGGTTCGACAAAAATCTTCACAGGATATCGTGCGCAACATAACGATGCCGTTGGACCAACGAAAGGTGGGATCCGTTTCCACCCGAACGTGACGGAAGTCGAAGTCAAGGCGTTATCCGTCTGGATGAGTTTAAAGGCGGGTATCGTTGACTTACCATATGGCGGCGGGAAAGGCGGAATCATTTGTGATCCGCGTGAGATGAGTTTCCGTGAAATTGAACGTCTCAGCCGTGGGTATGTTCGTGCCATCAGTCAGATCGTGGGACCGACCAAGGATATTCCAGCTCCTGATGTCTTCACGAACTCACAAATCATGGCATGGATGATGGACGAATACAGTCGAATCGATGAATTTAACTCGCCAGGATTCATTACAGGTAAACCACTCGTTCTAGGTGGTTCACATGGTCGTGAGACAGCAACAGCGAAAGGTGTCGCAATCATGATCCGTGAAGCAGCTGCTAAAAAGGGCATTTCGCTTGAAGGCGCACGTGTCGTCGTTCAAGGATTCGGAAATGCAGGAAGTTTCTTATCGAAGTTCATGTATGACCTAGGTGCAAAGGTCATCGCGATCAGTGACGCTTATGGAGCACTTCATGATCCGAACGGACTTGACATTCCATATCTTCTCGACCGTCGCGATTCGTTTGGAACAGTGACGACACTGTTCAAAAATACGATCTCGAACAAAGAATTGCTTGAGCTCGAATGTGATATTCTTGTCCCAGCTGCAATCGAGAATCAAATCACAGAAGACAACGCGCATGATATCAAAGCGGCGATTGTCGTCGAAGCGGCTAACGGTCCGACGACGAACGAAGCGACGAAGATTCTCGCTGAACGTGACATTCTGATCGTTCCAGATGTTCTAGCTTCGAGTGGTGGCGTAACGGTTTCTTACTTCGAATGGGTACAGAACAATCAAGGATACTATTGGACAGAAGAGGAAGTTCACGAGAAACTCGAAAAAGTTCTCGTCAACTCATTCAACCAAGTCTATCAGACAGCACAGACGCGAAATGTTGATATGCGTCTTGCAGCCTACATGGTCGGTGTCCGGAAGATGGCGGAAGCATCTCGTTTCCGTGGTTGGGTCTAA
- a CDS encoding YpdA family putative bacillithiol disulfide reductase → MLDCIVIGAGPCGLSAAIEMQDRGLDVEVLEKGNIVEAIYRYPTHQTFFSSSEKLEIGGVPFINKELKPRRLDALVYYREVVKRKQLTIRPFETVEKIDRQADHFIIHSERSGEKRCREARSVVLATGYYGLPNRMDVPGEELPHVSHYFTEGHPYFDQDVVVIGGKNSSVDAAIELEKAGARVTVLYRGPEYSPSIKPWVLPNFESLVRSEKVKMIFDATIEEITEQEVVYQIDGDNRTVRADFVFAMTGYTPDVGLFADTGITIDRETGIPSHDEETMESNVPGIYIAGVVAAGYDANKIFIENGRFHGANIANHLVERLRGASIQA, encoded by the coding sequence ATGTTAGATTGTATCGTAATCGGTGCTGGACCGTGTGGGTTATCTGCAGCGATCGAAATGCAAGATCGAGGACTAGACGTCGAAGTGCTCGAAAAGGGAAATATTGTCGAAGCGATCTATCGTTATCCGACACATCAAACGTTCTTTTCAAGTAGTGAAAAATTAGAAATCGGTGGTGTACCGTTCATCAATAAGGAATTAAAACCGCGACGTCTCGATGCTCTTGTCTACTACCGAGAAGTCGTCAAACGAAAACAGTTGACGATTCGTCCATTTGAGACAGTCGAGAAAATTGACCGTCAAGCCGATCATTTCATCATCCATTCAGAACGTTCCGGGGAAAAGAGGTGCCGGGAAGCGCGCTCCGTCGTGCTTGCGACAGGCTATTACGGTTTACCGAACCGAATGGACGTCCCTGGAGAGGAATTACCTCATGTATCGCACTACTTCACGGAAGGGCATCCATATTTTGATCAGGATGTCGTCGTCATCGGTGGGAAGAATTCAAGTGTTGATGCAGCAATCGAACTTGAAAAAGCGGGGGCGCGTGTGACCGTTCTTTACCGCGGACCGGAGTATAGTCCGTCCATCAAACCATGGGTGTTACCGAACTTCGAATCACTCGTTCGTTCAGAAAAGGTCAAGATGATTTTTGATGCAACGATCGAAGAAATTACGGAGCAAGAGGTCGTTTATCAAATAGATGGCGATAACCGGACCGTCCGTGCCGACTTTGTATTTGCGATGACTGGATATACACCAGACGTCGGTTTGTTCGCTGACACAGGCATCACGATCGACCGCGAGACCGGAATTCCGAGTCATGATGAAGAGACGATGGAGTCGAACGTACCTGGTATCTATATTGCAGGTGTCGTGGCAGCAGGATATGACGCCAATAAAATATTCATTGAAAATGGGCGTTTTCACGGTGCAAACATTGCAAATCATCTTGTCGAACGATTACGTGGTGCATCAATCCAAGCCTAA
- a CDS encoding flagellar brake protein, translating to MMEIGDLVMLSNSEDRQGRSKVTAVTNRLIWIEAPSEVATLKTFILSEQEEVSFYFFKEKGKLFGFDTVVVERQNDPLRGQRYALRRPKDDQIERIQRRQFVRVPQILDVAVHPHKTQFKPFTTVTLDLSAGGMMILSDQLPIQKDEEVEMTFILPTGEGVSSTLDVVAELVRIDRREERYELAFQFTMIPDRSRELVLRHCYQMQMKSSRRGMNPFT from the coding sequence ATGATGGAAATCGGGGATTTGGTAATGCTTTCGAATAGTGAGGATCGGCAGGGGCGCTCAAAGGTGACGGCCGTGACAAACCGGTTGATTTGGATTGAAGCGCCGAGTGAGGTCGCGACGCTCAAAACATTCATCTTGTCAGAGCAGGAGGAAGTATCTTTTTATTTCTTCAAGGAGAAAGGTAAATTATTTGGGTTTGATACAGTAGTCGTCGAACGACAAAATGATCCACTTCGTGGTCAACGATATGCTTTAAGACGACCGAAGGACGATCAAATCGAGCGGATCCAACGGCGTCAGTTCGTCCGAGTGCCTCAAATTTTGGACGTCGCCGTACATCCGCATAAAACGCAATTCAAACCGTTCACGACGGTGACGCTTGACCTATCAGCAGGTGGAATGATGATATTGTCGGATCAACTACCGATTCAAAAAGACGAAGAGGTAGAGATGACATTCATCCTACCTACCGGTGAAGGGGTATCAAGTACTCTAGACGTCGTTGCTGAGCTCGTTCGAATCGATCGTCGCGAAGAAAGGTATGAATTAGCGTTCCAATTTACGATGATTCCTGATCGAAGTCGTGAACTTGTATTGCGTCATTGTTATCAAATGCAAATGAAAAGTTCAAGAAGGGGCATGAATCCATTCACCTGA
- the rpsA gene encoding 30S ribosomal protein S1, with translation MVEEMKDMPDFEIHRDQVVTGMVVKIEDKQALIDIGYKTEAILPISEVSSLHLDDIRGVLNVGDELQVKVKKITDEEVVVSKREIDALKAWEQVEEKYKSGEIFEVVVKDIVKGGLVVDIGVRGFIPASLVERHYVEDFSDYIGRSIEVKVVELDQEKNRVILSHKAVVEGELNAKKKETLENLEVGQILEGTVQRLTDFGAFVDIGGVDGLVHISEMAHHRVERPSDIVTEGQKVEVKVLGVDRDTEKVKLSIKETQPGPWQQMEGKIEAGDIVKGRVRRLVQFGAFIELAPQVEGLLHISQIANRHIGSPSEVLEEGQEIEAKVLEVRLDEHKISLSTRVLEEEESSADDYSDYTNQSEGFSVADLTEDDSDKKE, from the coding sequence ATGGTCGAAGAAATGAAAGATATGCCTGATTTTGAAATTCATCGGGACCAGGTAGTTACCGGAATGGTCGTGAAAATTGAAGACAAGCAAGCACTCATTGATATCGGATATAAAACAGAAGCCATCTTACCGATTAGCGAAGTATCGAGTCTCCATCTCGATGACATTCGCGGCGTGTTGAACGTCGGAGATGAACTACAAGTGAAGGTCAAGAAAATCACGGATGAAGAGGTCGTCGTCTCAAAACGAGAAATCGACGCGCTCAAAGCGTGGGAGCAAGTAGAAGAAAAGTATAAATCAGGCGAAATCTTTGAAGTTGTCGTCAAAGACATCGTCAAAGGTGGTCTCGTTGTTGATATCGGTGTTCGAGGGTTCATTCCAGCGTCACTTGTTGAGCGGCATTACGTCGAGGATTTCTCGGACTATATCGGTCGTTCGATTGAAGTCAAGGTCGTTGAACTCGATCAAGAGAAGAACCGTGTCATTCTCTCGCACAAAGCCGTCGTTGAAGGCGAATTGAACGCGAAGAAAAAAGAGACACTCGAAAATTTAGAAGTAGGTCAAATCCTCGAAGGTACAGTCCAACGTTTAACGGACTTTGGTGCTTTCGTTGATATCGGTGGCGTCGACGGTCTCGTTCATATCTCGGAGATGGCACACCACCGTGTCGAACGTCCTTCAGATATCGTCACGGAAGGTCAAAAAGTCGAAGTCAAAGTACTTGGTGTCGACCGTGATACGGAAAAGGTCAAGTTATCGATCAAGGAAACACAACCTGGTCCATGGCAACAGATGGAAGGGAAGATCGAAGCTGGCGATATCGTCAAAGGACGTGTGCGTCGTCTCGTCCAGTTCGGTGCCTTCATCGAACTTGCGCCGCAAGTAGAAGGACTTTTGCATATTTCACAAATCGCAAACCGTCATATCGGGTCGCCTTCGGAAGTACTCGAAGAAGGGCAAGAAATTGAAGCGAAAGTACTGGAAGTGCGTCTCGATGAGCATAAGATTTCGCTGTCAACACGTGTCCTTGAAGAGGAAGAATCATCCGCTGACGACTACTCGGATTATACGAATCAATCAGAAGGTTTCTCGGTCGCTGACTTGACTGAGGACGATTCTGACAAGAAAGAATAA
- a CDS encoding lysophospholipid acyltransferase family protein, producing the protein MKRQDTVYRIARFVVWVIAKTVFRVKVTGQENIPKDGSLLVCANHSSNWDPVFLVSAIPPKRAVRYMAKEELFKVPALKQLMIAAGTYPVGRGQGDRQALKRTIELLNSDETVGIFPEGTRSAPGEFTSAQPGVGFFALRSTAQILPIAIIGSYRPFKRMHVAIGKPVDISDLRDQRGAAKSISDRIMDEIKSVYFNHA; encoded by the coding sequence ATGAAACGTCAAGATACCGTTTATCGAATTGCGCGGTTCGTTGTCTGGGTCATTGCCAAAACAGTCTTCCGAGTGAAGGTGACGGGGCAAGAGAACATCCCAAAGGACGGTTCTTTACTCGTCTGTGCCAATCACAGTTCAAACTGGGATCCGGTCTTCCTCGTCAGTGCGATTCCACCGAAACGTGCGGTTCGTTACATGGCAAAAGAAGAATTGTTTAAAGTTCCTGCCTTAAAACAGTTGATGATTGCGGCAGGAACATATCCCGTCGGTCGCGGTCAAGGAGATCGTCAAGCCTTGAAACGAACGATTGAGCTGTTGAATTCGGATGAGACGGTCGGTATTTTCCCGGAAGGAACACGTTCTGCACCAGGTGAATTCACATCAGCTCAACCGGGTGTCGGGTTCTTTGCGTTACGATCGACTGCTCAGATTTTACCGATTGCCATCATCGGATCATATCGTCCATTTAAACGGATGCACGTCGCGATCGGAAAACCGGTTGATATTTCGGATTTACGCGATCAACGCGGCGCAGCGAAATCGATTTCTGACCGAATCATGGACGAAATCAAATCCGTCTACTTCAATCACGCTTAA
- a CDS encoding asparaginase: MKSLLLIHTGGTIAMAQDHSGHVLPNDINPLDASLPRATDIANITTRHFANLPSPHMTPDIMLRLAHFIEGELAKEHYDGVVITHGTDTLEETAYFLHLTLGAPVPIVLTGAMRSSNEVGSDGEFNLITALRVAVSQAAREKGVLVVFNGEIHSAFNVTKTHTSSVDTFKSVHFGNLGMVTKDHVYLFNTPLLKQTHMVTSLSKRVAVLKVYAGMEPDLLLAVKQLGYDGLVLEVLGQGNVPPSIVDAIAELITVMPIVIVSRCFNGIVQDVYGYTGGGQQLKELGVIFSNGLNSQKARLKLMVELEIDASQPELEESFRVE; the protein is encoded by the coding sequence ATGAAATCATTATTACTCATTCATACGGGTGGAACGATTGCCATGGCACAAGATCATTCTGGTCACGTCTTACCAAATGATATCAATCCACTCGATGCTTCACTCCCACGAGCAACCGATATCGCCAACATCACGACGCGTCACTTCGCAAATTTACCTTCTCCGCATATGACACCTGACATCATGCTCCGTCTAGCGCATTTCATCGAGGGAGAGCTCGCGAAAGAACACTATGACGGCGTCGTCATCACCCACGGTACGGATACGCTTGAAGAGACGGCTTACTTCTTACATTTGACACTCGGGGCACCTGTTCCGATCGTCTTGACGGGAGCGATGCGTTCTTCTAATGAAGTCGGCTCCGATGGCGAGTTTAATTTGATCACAGCCCTTCGTGTTGCTGTCAGTCAAGCTGCTCGTGAAAAAGGTGTCCTTGTCGTCTTCAACGGGGAAATTCATTCGGCATTCAATGTCACGAAAACGCATACGTCATCCGTTGATACGTTTAAATCCGTTCATTTCGGAAATCTCGGGATGGTGACGAAGGACCATGTCTACTTATTCAATACACCGCTTCTGAAGCAAACACATATGGTGACGTCGCTCTCAAAACGGGTTGCGGTTTTAAAAGTCTATGCCGGCATGGAACCGGATCTATTGCTTGCTGTCAAACAACTCGGTTATGACGGACTCGTCCTAGAAGTTCTCGGTCAAGGGAATGTTCCTCCAAGTATCGTTGATGCGATTGCTGAATTAATTACCGTCATGCCGATCGTCATCGTCAGTCGCTGTTTTAACGGAATCGTTCAAGACGTTTATGGTTATACGGGTGGAGGACAACAATTAAAAGAACTCGGCGTCATTTTCTCGAATGGTCTGAATTCACAAAAAGCGCGGCTTAAACTGATGGTCGAACTCGAAATCGATGCGTCACAACCAGAACTTGAAGAATCATTCCGCGTTGAATAA
- the prsW gene encoding glutamic-type intramembrane protease PrsW — protein MVQIVFSGVAPGIALLTYFYLRHEHESEPVGYILRSFIFGILLVFPLMFIDYIVQTEFGGREEVQLIRTAVTEEFAKWFVVFYTVYIHQRFNDYYDGIIYAVACSLGFATLENILYLMVNGTVEHMLFRALLPVSGHALFAVIMGFFMGMAKFSPHPYRWLSLSIALPVFAHILFNLLILENGGISFLPIVFMVILWTIGLFQVRGANRLNRRFKRNKQHSDGIK, from the coding sequence GTGGTTCAAATCGTTTTCTCCGGAGTTGCCCCAGGTATCGCACTCCTAACTTATTTTTACCTACGTCACGAACATGAATCGGAGCCAGTCGGATATATCCTTCGTAGCTTCATCTTTGGCATTTTACTCGTCTTTCCTTTGATGTTCATCGATTACATTGTCCAGACAGAGTTTGGTGGACGTGAAGAGGTGCAATTGATCCGAACAGCAGTCACGGAGGAGTTCGCTAAATGGTTCGTCGTCTTTTATACGGTTTATATTCATCAACGTTTTAATGATTATTATGACGGCATCATCTATGCAGTCGCCTGTTCTCTTGGATTTGCAACGCTTGAGAATATTTTATATCTAATGGTGAACGGAACGGTTGAACATATGCTCTTCCGAGCCTTGTTGCCCGTATCCGGTCACGCCTTGTTTGCGGTCATCATGGGATTCTTCATGGGGATGGCAAAATTTTCGCCTCATCCTTATCGATGGTTGTCGCTCTCAATTGCGCTTCCGGTATTTGCGCATATCTTATTTAATTTGTTAATATTGGAAAATGGTGGTATATCCTTTTTGCCAATCGTCTTCATGGTCATCTTATGGACGATTGGATTATTTCAAGTACGAGGTGCCAATCGTTTGAATCGACGATTTAAACGAAACAAGCAACATTCAGATGGCATCAAATAG